Proteins encoded within one genomic window of Saccharomyces mikatae IFO 1815 strain IFO1815 genome assembly, chromosome: 15:
- the SMKI15G5090 gene encoding sugar porter family MFS transporter encodes MSSSIDSDAGIQGASSVEVHVAPPVEKEWSDGFDDNDVLNGDSIEPPKRGLLGYLVIYLLCYPISFGGFLPGWDSGITAGFINMDNFKMNFGSYKHSTGEYYLSNVRMGLLVAMFSVGCAIGGVSFARFADKLGRRLAIVIVVLVYMVGAIIQISSNHKWYQYFVGKIIYGLGAGGCSVLCPMLLSEIAPKDLRGGLISLYQLNMTFGIFLGYCSVYGTRKYDNTAQWRVPLGLCFLWALIIIIGMLLVPESPRYLVECERHEDACISIAKINKVSPEDPWVQRQVEEINVGVLAQKELGEASWKELFSIKTKVLQRLITGILVQTFLQLTGENYFFFYGTTIFKSVGLTDGFETSIVLGTVNFFSTIIAVMVVDKIGRRKCLLFGAAGMMACMVIFASIGVKCLYPHGQDGPSSKGAGNAMIVFTCFYIFCFATTWAPVAYIVVAESFPSKVKSRAMSISTAFNWLWQFLIGFFTPFITGSIHFYYGYVFVGCLVAMFLYIFFFLPETIGLSLEEIQLLYEEGVKPWKSTSWVPPSRRGVHSEETETQDRDWKKIFEVFKGF; translated from the coding sequence ATGAGTTCATCTATTGATAGTGATGCAGGGATTCAAGGTGCTTCTTCTGTTGAAGTTCATGTCGCACCGCCTGTGGAAAAAGAGTGGTCTGATGGATTTGATGACAATGACGTTTTAAATGGGGATTCAATAGAGCCTCCAAAGAGGGGACTTCTAGGTTACCTCGTCATCTATTTACTCTGTTATCCTATATCCTTTGGAGGTTTCCTACCTGGTTGGGATAGTGGTATTACAGCAGGTTTCATCAACATGGACAACTTCAAAATGAACTTTGGATCCTACAAGCACAGTACTGGAGAGTACTACTTAAGCAATGTTCGTATGGGTCTTTTGGTCGCCATGTTTAGTGTCGGATGTGCTATAGGGGGTGTCTCTTTCGCCCGTTTTGCCGATAAGTTAGGCAGAAGGCTAGCAATTGTGATTGTGGTATTGGTATATATGGTTGGTGCCATTATTCAGATCAGTTCAAACCATAAATGGTACCAATACTTTGTCGGTAAGATCATTTACGGTCTCGGTGCTGGTGGTTGTTCGGTGTTGTGTCCAATGCTTTTGTCGGAAATAGCACCCAAGGACCTGAGAGGTGGGCTTATTTCATTGTACCAACTGAACATGACCtttggtattttcttaGGTTATTGTAGTGTTTATGGAACAAGGAAATATGACAACACTGCACAATGGAGAGTGCCTCTCGGGCTTTGCTTTTTGTGGGCCCTGattatcatcattggtATGCTATTGGTCCCAGAATCACCCAGGTATTTGGTCGAATGTGAAAGACATGAGGATGCATGTATTTCGATTGCCAAGATTAACAAGGTTTCACCAGAGGATCCATGGGTACAGAGACaggttgaagaaatcaacgTCGGGGTGCTCGCCCAAAAGGAACTAGGAGAAGCATCATGGAAGGAACTTTTCTCAATTAAAACAAAGGTTCTTCAACGTTTGATTACAGGGATCCTAGTGCAAACCTTTTTGCAACTTACCGGTGAAAactactttttcttctacgGAACTACCATCTTCAAATCTGTCGGGCTTACTGACGGTTTTGAGACCTCAATCGTTTTGGGTACCGTGAATTTCTTCTCCACTATCATCGCTGTTATGGTCGTCGACAAGATCGGTCGTCGTAAATGTCTATTGTTCGGTGCAGCTGGAATGATGGCTTGTATGGTTATATTTGCTAGTATCGGGGTGAAATGTCTTTACCCCCATGGCCAGGATGGTCCCTCTTCGAAAGGTGCAGGTAATGCTATGATTGTGTTCACCTgcttttatatattctgCTTCGCAACAACATGGGCACCAGTCGCTTATATCGTGGTTGCTGAGTCGTTCCCTTCGAAGGTCAAGTCCAGAGCTATGTCCATTTCAACTGCATTCAACTGGTTATGGCAATTCTTGATCGGTTTCTTCACACCATTCATTACCGGCTCGATCCATTTCTACTATGGTTATGTGTTTGTTGGATGTTTGGTTGCCATGTTTTTGtacatattcttctttttaccaGAAACAATCGGTTtatctttggaagaaatcCAATTACTGTACGAAGAAGGTGTGAAGCCATGGAAATCCACATCTTGGGTTCCACCATCAAGGAGAGGAGTCCATTCAGAAGAGACTGAGACTCAGGATAGagattggaagaaaatttttgaagttttcaaagGCTTCTAA